One stretch of Numenius arquata chromosome 8, bNumArq3.hap1.1, whole genome shotgun sequence DNA includes these proteins:
- the LOC141467478 gene encoding protein BTG1-like produces MRTEISTAAAFVTRLLRAAGGIGEEQLRCFRECLQEALREHYKHHWFPLAPSKGSGYRCIRINHQMDPLIGKAAGMIGLSHERLFQLLPSELTLWVDPFEVSYRIGEDGSICVLYESPQPGGKTTKPVESRTSCKEEWRIGRASPSKNYNMMTVSS; encoded by the exons ATGAGGACCGAGATCTCCACGGCGGCGGCGTTCGTCACCCGCCTCCTGCGGGCCGCCGGCGGTATCGGCGAGGAGCAGCTGCGGTGCTTCCGGGAGTGCCTGCAGGAGGCGCTGCGCG AGCACTACAAGCACCACTGGTTCCCCCTGGCGCCCTCCAAGGGGTCCGGGTACCGGTGCATTAGGATCAACCATCAGATGGACCCCTTGATAGGAAAAGCGGCCGGGATGATCGGACTGAGCCACGAGAGGCTCTTCCAGCTCCTACCCAGCGAATTAACTCTTTGGGTCGACCCTTTCGAGGTGTCCTATCGCATAGGCGAAGATGGGTCCATCTGTGTCCTTTACGAAAGTCCCCAGCCCGGTGGGAAGACGACCAAGCCGGTGGAGAGCAGGACCAGCTGTAAGGAGGAGTGGAGAATCGGCAGAGCCAGCCCTTCCAAGAATTACAACATGATGACGGTGTCTAGTTAA
- the ATRIP gene encoding ATR-interacting protein: MAAQPPLGPRKRSGPALGGAGWAGAAPPAALENGFPPHKRPKSAGAAGPWPGPDPGDPFGDSDDFTADDLEEIEILASQALSQERAGGLPEQAWGGLGAGGGERRAAAGPARGRAPAAGREAKGSNTEDGLMREAFQFEVLQTQHEEIKQKLKEMQDEILTKNGEIKILRDSMQQMEYAMEEQKRSYMLLEQQKCQTLSEKEKEFSKKLLSLQSELQFKDAEMNELRTRLQNCERNKLVTQTVLTPSPKKNFAVQVKSEGCSPQPGRRSFPTKESFNAEMSTRASSSSGNPIPSTTLIKEDSKITHPEVLPVKHEAVGKNGSYNPVPKRNTQGSILLNALMKQPIVPGSLLGLCHLLSSNSEPLPGAVLQPNYLDTKSTQPPSSRTTQEETAPLVSLQEAQKLALTGLNLIAMDEGLSEGSPTESRREFLHLTRCKIQGAVHLLPLVEHHIGAYCQAAPLADKSVNGSCGNHSAVPSRTSTNTVSSKEDFRLSLEETTLISLGILYYLAFYSWDVVHTLLSAEVEKSSAAGDDQVSTMDKNGSCDNQCDNKEDTRTHGGLPVAPQDAPNNSQAQHSLFKKLLQVLAFSAARGSQTDSILNQSLKVLVKLAENSTMDLLMNFQHLLSSRILLCCLCLETPLPAALLTIRLLSVLAQHHKLVAQLCSHSDTCLLLALYLYITSRPDKSASEMLWLQLEQETVRLLTRCMRCPTPAVLLLGSDCQCHLEVVKTLIIMLHRQWMKIRRSETSLSAYKERIIQFLRDAVLLLHSLSQKDKLFHEHCLEVLHQYDQAMPGIRAILKKTQKLSPCEELILDELYPSEPEAEDQGMDSS, translated from the exons ATGGCGGCGCAGCCCCCGCTGGGGCCGCGGAAGCGGAGCGGGCCGGCGCTGGGCGGGGCGGGAtgggccggggccgcgcctccagCCGCTCTGGAGAACGGCTTCCCGCCACACAAGCGCCCCAAGAGCGCGGGGGCGGCTGGGCCATGGCCCGGACCCGATCCCGGGGACCCCTTCGGCGACAGCGACGACTTCACGGCGGACGACCTGGAGGAGATCGAGATCCTGGCCTCGCAGGCCCTGTCGCAGGAGCGGGCCGGCGGCCTCCCCGAGCAGGCGTGGGGCGGCctgggagcgggcggcggcgagcggcgggcggcggcggggccggcccgaGGCAGagcccccgcggcggggcgggaggcgaaAG GAAGCAACACAGAAGACGGTCTGATGAGAGAGGCCTTCCAGTTTGAAGTGCTGCAGACACAACATGAAGAGATCAAACAGAAG CTGAAAGAAATGCAGGATGAAATTCTCActaaaaatggagaaattaaaattttgcGTGACTCAATGCAGCAGATGGAGTACGCTATGGAGGAACAGAAAAGATCATACATGCTATTGGAACAACAAAAATGTCAGActttaagtgaaaaagaaaaggagttctCCAAAAAG TTACTGTCGTTGCAGTCAGAGTTGCAGTTCAAAGATGCAGAAATGAATGAATTAAGAACCCGACTTCAGAACTGTGAAAGAAATAAACTCGTTACTCAGACGGTTTTAACGCCAAG ccCTAAAAAGAATTTTGCGGTACAAGTGAAATCGGAAGGATGTTCTCCACAGCCTGGAAGAAGATCTTTTCCTACAAAGGAATCCTTCAATGCTGAAATGTCCACCAGAGCATCGAGTTCTTCAGGAAATCCGATCCCCTCGACTACTTTGATCAAAGAAG ATAGTAAGATAACCCATCCTGAAGTTTTACCCGTGAAGCATGAAGCAGTGGGGAAAAATGGTTCCTACAACCCTGTACCCAAACGAAACACACAAG GTTCTATCTTACTAAATGCACTGATGAAGCAGCCCATTGTCCCTGGGTCATTACTAGGACTCTGCCACCTTCTCAGCAGTAACTCTGAGCCTCTACCTGGAGCTGTATTGCAGCCTAACTACTTGGATAc GAAGTCCACACAACCACCCAGCAGCAGGACAACTCAAGAAGAAACCGCTCCTCTTGTATCCCTGCAAGAAGCTCAGAAACTTGCATTAACAGGCTTGAACTTGATCGCTATGGACGAAGGATTATCTGAAGGAAGCCCAACAGAAAGCCGGAGAGAGTTCTTGCACCTCACACGCTGCAAGATCCAAGGCGCGGTGCATCTCCTGCCCTTGGTAGAACACCACATTGGTGCATACTGTCAAGCGGCACCATTGGCGGACAAGTCAGTGAATGGTTCTTGTGGAAACCATTCAGCTGTTCCTTCCAGGACCAGCACAAATACGGTGTCCAGTAAGGAGGACTTCAGGTTGTCTCTTGAAGAAACTACACTTATATCACTGGGTATTCTTTATTATTTGGCGTTTTATAGCTGGGATGTTGTCCACACGTTGCTGTCTGCTGAAGTGGAAAAAAGTTCTGCTGCTGGAGATGACCAGGTTTCCACGATGGACAAAAATGGGTCATGTGACAATCAGTGCGATAATAAAGAAGATACCAGGACGCACGGAGGACTGCCCGTAGCTCCACAGGACGCTCCCAACAATAGTCAAGCTCAACattctttgtttaaaaagctGCTTCAGGTTTTAGCTTTTTCTGCTGCAAGAGGCTCCCAGACTGACAGTATACTGAACCAAAGCCTAAAAGTTTTGGTGAAATTAGCTGAAAATTCAACAATGGACTTGCTAATGAA ttttcaGCACTTACTGAGTAGCCGgatcctgctctgctgcctgtgtcTGGAGACCCCTTTGCCCGCTGCCCTTTTGACCATCAGGCTGTTGTCTGTTCTTGCTCAACACCACAAGCTGGTTGCTCAACTTTGTTCTCATTCAG ACACCTGCctcctccttgcactgtatttGTATATCACATCAAGACCAGATAAATCAGCATCTGAAATGCTTTGGCTTCAGCTGGAACAAGAG ACAGTCAGGCTCCTGACAAGGTGTATGCGGTGTCCCACTCCGGCGGTTTTATTACTGGGTTCAGACTGTCAGTGTCATCTCGAG gtgGTTAAGACACTAATTATAATGTTACATAGACAGTGGATGAAGATTAGAAGATCTGAGACCAGCTTGTCTGCGTATAAGGAACGAATTATTCAGTTTTTACGGGACGCTGTTTTACTCTTGCACAGCCTGTCTCAGAAAGATAAACTGTTTCACGAACACTGTTTGGAAGTTCTCCATCAATACGACCAAGCCATGCCGGGCATAAGAGCCATTCTCAAAAAGACTCAAAAATTGAGCCCCTGTGAAG AGCTGATTTTGGACGAATTGTATCCTTCTGAGCCGGAAGCAGAAGACCAAGGAATGGACTCCAGCTAG